The following are encoded in a window of Chloroflexaceae bacterium genomic DNA:
- the fusA gene encoding elongation factor G produces the protein MPRQFELDKVRNIGIIAHIDAGKTTTTERILFYTGRTYKIGEVHEGTATMDWMPQEQERGITITAAATTAQWRLGNTVYRINIIDTPGHVDFTVEVERSLRVLDGGVVIFDGVAGVEPQSETVWRQADKYNVPRICFVNKMDRTGASFERCVEMIVSRLGAKPAVIQLPIGAEDSFKGTVDLLTMKATVYLDDLGKDIREVEIPDNLVAAAQKARAELVEAIAETDDELTLLYLEGEELSVEELKRGLRKATIEGKLVPVLCGAALKNKGVQKLLDAVVEYLPSPLDRPAVQGTLPGQNLGDEGVEVITREVSDDAPFTGLVFKIVADPYVGKLAYFRVYSGKIAKGSYVLNSTRGQRERLGRILQMHANHREDIEEVYTGDIAAMVGPKNSFTGDTICDPDHPIVLESIRFPEPVVELAIEPKTKADQDKMAIALNRLSEEDPTFRVYTDPETGQTIIKGMGELHLEVIVDRMRREYKVEANQGKPQVSYRETLTQPVDVETRFVRQTGGKGQYAHVKIKFEPNAPGAGFEFTNAIVGGVIPKEYIPAVEQGLKEAMQTGVIAGYPVVDLKATLYDGSYHEVDSSEMAFKIAASMALKDAVRKGRPQLLEPIMKVETTTPEDFLGTVLGDLNARRGRVEGMEARGNAQVVRAYVPLATMFGYTTDLRSATQGRATSSMEFDHYEPLPEALAKEIIEKRGAN, from the coding sequence ATGCCACGCCAGTTTGAACTCGACAAAGTACGCAATATCGGCATTATTGCCCACATTGATGCGGGCAAGACGACGACCACCGAGCGCATCCTGTTCTACACCGGGCGCACCTACAAGATCGGCGAGGTCCACGAGGGCACCGCGACGATGGACTGGATGCCCCAGGAACAGGAGCGCGGCATCACCATCACCGCGGCGGCGACCACGGCTCAGTGGCGGCTGGGGAATACGGTGTACCGGATCAACATTATTGATACGCCCGGCCACGTGGATTTCACGGTCGAGGTGGAGCGCTCCCTGCGCGTCCTTGACGGCGGCGTGGTGATCTTCGACGGCGTCGCTGGCGTGGAGCCTCAGTCTGAGACGGTGTGGCGCCAGGCCGACAAGTATAACGTGCCGCGCATCTGCTTCGTTAACAAGATGGATCGCACCGGCGCCAGCTTTGAGCGCTGCGTGGAGATGATTGTCAGCCGCCTCGGCGCGAAGCCTGCGGTTATTCAGTTGCCTATCGGCGCCGAAGATAGCTTTAAGGGCACGGTGGATTTGCTGACCATGAAAGCCACCGTTTATCTTGATGATCTGGGCAAGGATATCCGCGAGGTGGAGATTCCTGACAATCTGGTCGCAGCGGCCCAGAAGGCTCGCGCTGAACTGGTCGAGGCCATCGCTGAGACTGATGATGAGTTGACCCTGCTCTACCTTGAGGGAGAAGAACTCAGCGTCGAGGAACTGAAGCGCGGCCTGCGCAAGGCTACCATCGAAGGCAAGCTCGTGCCGGTGCTCTGCGGCGCCGCCCTGAAGAACAAGGGCGTGCAGAAGCTCCTCGATGCGGTCGTTGAGTACCTGCCCTCGCCCCTTGATCGCCCTGCTGTCCAGGGGACGCTCCCCGGCCAGAACCTTGGCGATGAGGGCGTGGAGGTGATCACCCGCGAAGTGAGCGACGATGCGCCGTTTACCGGCCTGGTCTTCAAGATCGTGGCTGACCCCTACGTCGGCAAGCTGGCCTACTTCCGGGTCTACTCCGGGAAGATCGCCAAGGGCAGCTACGTGCTCAACAGCACCCGCGGGCAGCGCGAGCGGCTTGGTCGTATCCTGCAAATGCACGCCAATCACCGCGAGGATATCGAAGAGGTCTACACCGGCGACATCGCCGCCATGGTCGGCCCGAAGAACAGTTTTACTGGCGATACCATCTGCGATCCCGATCACCCGATCGTGCTCGAGAGCATTCGCTTCCCTGAGCCGGTGGTCGAACTGGCGATTGAGCCCAAGACTAAGGCCGACCAGGATAAGATGGCCATTGCCCTCAACCGCCTCTCGGAAGAGGATCCCACCTTCCGAGTTTATACTGATCCGGAGACGGGTCAGACGATCATCAAGGGCATGGGTGAACTCCACCTGGAGGTGATCGTTGACCGTATGCGCCGCGAGTATAAGGTTGAGGCCAACCAGGGCAAACCGCAGGTCTCCTATCGCGAGACTCTGACCCAGCCGGTGGATGTCGAGACCCGCTTCGTGCGACAGACCGGCGGTAAGGGCCAGTATGCCCACGTGAAGATCAAATTTGAGCCGAATGCCCCTGGCGCGGGCTTCGAGTTCACCAATGCCATCGTGGGCGGCGTCATTCCGAAGGAGTATATCCCCGCGGTGGAACAGGGGCTTAAAGAAGCGATGCAGACCGGCGTCATCGCCGGCTACCCGGTGGTAGACCTCAAGGCGACCCTCTACGACGGCTCCTACCACGAGGTCGACTCGTCGGAAATGGCCTTCAAGATCGCCGCCTCGATGGCCCTGAAGGACGCCGTGCGCAAAGGCCGCCCCCAGTTGCTCGAGCCGATTATGAAGGTCGAGACGACCACGCCCGAGGACTTCCTCGGCACTGTGCTCGGCGATCTCAACGCGCGCCGTGGCCGCGTCGAGGGTATGGAAGCGCGGGGTAACGCCCAGGTGGTGCGCGCCTATGTGCCCCTGGCCACGATGTTCGGCTATACGACCGATCTGCGCTCCGCTACTCAGGGCCGGGCTACGTCGTCTATGGAGTTCGATCATTATGAACCGCTGCCCGAGGCGCTCGCGAAAGAGATTATCGAGAAGCGCGGCGCCAACTGA
- the rpsG gene encoding 30S ribosomal protein S7 — protein sequence MPRRGNIEKRVIPPDPRYDSVLVQKFINKVMQRGKKSVAERIVYTALDLAAERTKKPPLEVFEQALRNASPSIEVKPKRVGGATYQVPVEVKSDRRYALAMRWLLMSARSRTGRPMYERLAAELVDAYNNTGSTIKRKEDVHKMAEANRAFAHYGRL from the coding sequence ATGCCTCGCCGTGGAAATATTGAAAAACGCGTCATTCCGCCCGACCCGCGGTATGATAGCGTGCTGGTGCAGAAGTTTATCAACAAGGTCATGCAACGGGGCAAGAAGAGCGTGGCCGAGCGCATCGTCTACACTGCGCTCGACCTGGCCGCGGAGCGCACCAAAAAGCCGCCGCTGGAGGTCTTTGAACAGGCGTTGCGTAACGCCAGTCCCTCGATTGAGGTGAAGCCCAAGCGCGTCGGCGGCGCCACCTACCAGGTGCCGGTCGAAGTAAAAAGCGACCGTCGCTATGCTCTGGCGATGCGCTGGCTGCTCATGTCGGCGCGCAGCCGCACCGGCCGCCCGATGTACGAACGCCTCGCCGCTGAACTGGTTGACGCGTATAACAACACGGGCAGCACCATCAAGCGCAAAGAAGATGTGCATAAGATGGCGGAGGCCAATCGCGCCTTCGCCCACTACGGTCGGCTGTGA
- the rpsL gene encoding 30S ribosomal protein S12, giving the protein MPTINQLVRKPRKPVEKKTKAPALRFTYNSLKGKLTRGKGSPQKRGVCTKVSTVTPKKPNSALRKIARVRLSNQIEVTAYIPGEGHNLQEHSVVLIRGGRVKDLPGVRYHIVRGTLDTQGVSGRKQGRSKYGTKRSAQPVAKKR; this is encoded by the coding sequence ATGCCGACCATTAATCAACTCGTGCGCAAGCCGCGCAAGCCAGTAGAGAAAAAGACCAAGGCCCCGGCGTTGCGTTTTACGTACAATTCACTCAAAGGGAAGTTGACGCGCGGCAAAGGCTCGCCCCAGAAGCGTGGCGTGTGCACAAAGGTCTCCACCGTCACGCCCAAGAAGCCCAACTCGGCGCTGCGCAAGATCGCCCGCGTTCGGCTTTCAAACCAGATTGAGGTCACGGCGTACATTCCCGGCGAGGGGCACAACCTCCAGGAGCACTCGGTGGTGCTCATTCGCGGCGGCCGCGTCAAGGACCTGCCCGGGGTGCGCTACCACATCGTTCGGGGAACGCTCGACACCCAGGGGGTCAGCGGGCGCAAGCAGGGCCGCTCGAAGTACGGCACCAAGCGCAGCGCGCAGCCGGTTGCCAAGAAGCGCTGA
- the nfi gene encoding deoxyribonuclease V (cleaves DNA at apurinic or apyrimidinic sites) — MLTPGKRSATLIEPLWPETIDEAVALQERLRRQVLLADDFGPLRTVAGVDVGFEENGEVARAAVVALDFETLAPIAHALARRPVAFPYVPGLLSFREAPAILDALARLPASPDLLICDGQGIAHPRRFGIACHLGLLSGLPAIGCAKSLLVGTHAPVPDARGARTPLVHQREQIGWVLRTRPGVKPVYVSPGHRVGLDSSVELTLRLVTRYRLPEPIRCAHNLASHGKL, encoded by the coding sequence ATGCTGACCCCTGGAAAGAGGAGCGCTACGCTGATTGAGCCCCTCTGGCCCGAAACCATTGATGAAGCCGTGGCTCTTCAGGAGCGCCTGCGCCGCCAGGTGCTGCTTGCCGACGATTTCGGCCCCTTGCGGACGGTTGCCGGCGTAGACGTTGGCTTCGAGGAAAACGGGGAAGTCGCCCGCGCCGCCGTTGTGGCGCTTGACTTCGAGACTCTCGCCCCCATCGCCCATGCCCTGGCGCGGCGCCCCGTCGCCTTTCCCTACGTGCCGGGGCTGCTCTCCTTCCGCGAGGCCCCGGCCATTCTCGACGCTCTCGCCCGTCTTCCCGCGTCTCCCGACCTGCTGATCTGCGATGGCCAGGGCATCGCCCATCCCCGGCGCTTCGGCATCGCCTGCCACCTGGGATTGCTCAGCGGCCTGCCGGCCATCGGCTGCGCCAAGTCGCTGCTGGTTGGAACGCACGCCCCGGTGCCCGATGCGCGCGGCGCTCGCACGCCCCTGGTGCACCAGCGCGAACAGATCGGCTGGGTCCTGCGGACGCGCCCTGGGGTAAAGCCGGTCTACGTCTCGCCTGGCCACCGCGTGGGCCTGGACAGCAGCGTCGAACTGACGCTGCGGCTGGTCACCCGCTACCGCCTGCCCGAACCCATCCGCTGCGCCCACAACCTGGCATCGCACGGCAAATTATAA
- a CDS encoding sulfite oxidase-like oxidoreductase, which translates to MFDIFKQKHDRTPRGLEGRVPPGQYVTDKFPVLHYGSVPHYHDVENTWDLRVWGEIEQPARLSFAEFRALPTVEVVTDIHCVTRWSKLDTRWEGVRFSEFLKHIPSLKPTAKYVLAHCEQGFTTNVPLEVLLHPDALLAYKYEGEELTPEHGYPLRLLTPGKYFWKSAKWLRGIEFLSHDKLGFWERYGYNNNADPWKEERYAD; encoded by the coding sequence ATGTTTGACATTTTTAAACAGAAACACGACCGCACCCCCAGAGGGTTAGAGGGGCGCGTACCCCCCGGCCAGTATGTCACCGACAAGTTTCCGGTGCTGCACTACGGCTCGGTGCCTCACTACCACGACGTTGAAAACACCTGGGATCTGCGGGTGTGGGGTGAAATCGAACAGCCCGCCCGGCTGAGCTTCGCCGAGTTCCGCGCCCTGCCCACCGTCGAGGTGGTGACCGATATTCATTGCGTGACCCGCTGGAGCAAGCTTGACACCCGCTGGGAAGGCGTGCGCTTCAGCGAGTTTCTCAAACATATTCCCTCGCTGAAACCGACCGCGAAGTATGTGCTGGCGCACTGCGAGCAAGGGTTCACCACTAACGTGCCGCTCGAAGTGCTGTTGCATCCCGACGCGCTCCTGGCCTACAAGTACGAGGGCGAGGAACTGACGCCTGAGCACGGCTACCCGCTGCGGCTGCTCACGCCCGGCAAGTACTTCTGGAAGAGCGCCAAGTGGCTGCGCGGGATCGAGTTCCTCAGCCACGACAAGCTCGGCTTCTGGGAACGCTACGGCTACAATAACAATGCTGACCCCTGGAAAGAGGAGCGCTACGCTGATTGA
- a CDS encoding WD40 repeat domain-containing serine/threonine-protein kinase: protein MLAPETILNDRYRITYVVEERPDCVLYRAIDAQGSLRVMIAELPQPSESALADARALAEQVARVVAPGLLSLRDHFARDLTYYLVADDPGGQDLDRVARDRGGPLPENEVLNYLDRLLGTLEVLHGHAPPLLIGDLRPTDLWSSLDGGLFLAPFPLVRPLGAEPSPYRAPELNDPRAELTTSSDLYAMGAVLYQLLCGWAPPTSAQRQAGAPLNAPRILNARISALAEQLVLRALEMKPANRYQQAREMRRALDTVRLMAGRPLGASEPAESYRVVPPGSASASVSAPAAGSPAGPIAPAGPPPPAPPPIWTGAPQPGQPVTPQGQVAGWQAAPAAAPPRTAPRLSTGCLVAIVALLTVLALGVCLVGAALAWLLANPGASLPFFSSGGTIATSPAGNAGSASSGTGAQGAAAPTAPSGPLLAESAVFTQTAQLEDASVGAVQFAPGDGPLAVGVGGAIHLRDPESLEARRTLTGHNGDISALAFSPDGQLLASGAQDENEIILWDLSTGQELRRLRGHSGWIRSLAFSPDGRILASGSTDTTIMLWDVSSGRRLRTLEGHTDFLGNIAFSPDGSSLVSASRDGTARLWDVDSGAPRDGFAYTAPTNPATGAPYWLTGIAFSPDGQQLAVGSVSGSVYMLDARTGKLERELQGHEGWVVIRGVSFSPDGRLLASASLDGTVHLWNPASGAERGVLQRQGLRLLGLSWSADSQRIATSSDMSGSVTLWDVNSQEMLQMALLAQGSVTALSYSDSGQALATGGINGSIRVHLLEDGRAIALSGGAPTSQYLSFLSDTQLVVVNDSGKVMVVALTGGVEPRALEGLDGFALSVVVSRDRRLIAAGNERGDVALWDARTFERLRTLRGIGGPVAALAFNRDGSSLVAVTNEPSDRPLLIVWDTQNGQRRSTFSGHGAPVTSIDVAARDDLVASASTDGALKLWRASSGEEVRSLQAGSEQGSYFSLAFSPDASVLATGALSGEVEFWNTATGERLSHFATDGGAVFAIAFRSDGSQVAVATRDRGVFLLEPVE from the coding sequence ATGCTCGCTCCTGAGACCATCCTCAACGACCGCTATCGTATCACCTACGTGGTCGAAGAGCGTCCCGACTGCGTGCTCTACCGCGCCATCGACGCGCAGGGATCGCTGCGCGTCATGATTGCTGAACTGCCCCAACCTTCAGAGAGCGCCCTCGCCGACGCCCGGGCCCTTGCCGAGCAGGTCGCCCGCGTTGTCGCCCCCGGTTTACTCAGCCTGCGCGATCACTTCGCCCGTGATCTGACCTACTACCTGGTTGCCGACGATCCTGGCGGCCAGGATCTCGACCGCGTCGCCCGTGACCGGGGCGGACCATTGCCCGAAAACGAGGTGCTTAACTACCTCGACCGGCTGCTGGGCACGCTGGAGGTGCTGCATGGGCACGCTCCGCCGCTGCTCATCGGCGATCTGCGCCCCACCGATCTATGGTCCTCGCTCGACGGCGGGCTGTTTCTGGCCCCCTTTCCTCTGGTGCGTCCCCTCGGCGCCGAACCCTCACCCTACCGCGCCCCTGAGTTGAACGACCCCCGCGCTGAGTTGACGACTTCGAGCGATCTGTACGCCATGGGCGCGGTTCTCTACCAGTTGTTGTGCGGCTGGGCGCCGCCCACGTCGGCGCAGCGCCAGGCAGGTGCGCCGCTAAACGCCCCCCGCATTCTCAATGCGCGCATTTCGGCGCTCGCCGAACAACTGGTGCTGCGCGCCCTGGAGATGAAACCGGCCAATCGTTATCAGCAGGCCCGCGAGATGCGCCGGGCACTCGATACAGTGCGCCTGATGGCCGGGCGACCCCTCGGCGCCAGCGAGCCGGCTGAGTCCTACAGGGTCGTGCCGCCTGGCTCGGCTTCCGCAAGCGTGAGTGCGCCTGCGGCGGGAAGCCCTGCCGGTCCGATCGCGCCCGCAGGGCCGCCGCCGCCTGCGCCCCCTCCGATCTGGACGGGCGCGCCCCAACCTGGCCAGCCGGTGACGCCGCAGGGCCAGGTCGCTGGCTGGCAGGCCGCGCCCGCTGCCGCTCCGCCGCGAACCGCTCCACGTTTGAGCACGGGATGTCTGGTGGCTATCGTCGCCCTGCTTACGGTGCTGGCGCTGGGCGTCTGCCTGGTCGGCGCCGCCCTGGCCTGGTTGCTCGCCAACCCCGGCGCATCACTGCCATTCTTTTCCAGCGGCGGCACAATCGCCACCTCTCCCGCCGGGAACGCCGGTTCCGCCTCCAGCGGGACCGGGGCCCAGGGCGCCGCGGCCCCCACCGCGCCGTCCGGTCCGCTCCTGGCCGAGAGCGCCGTCTTTACCCAGACCGCGCAGCTTGAAGACGCCTCGGTTGGCGCTGTGCAGTTCGCCCCCGGAGATGGCCCCCTCGCCGTCGGCGTTGGCGGCGCCATCCACCTGCGCGATCCTGAGAGCCTCGAAGCCCGGCGCACCCTTACCGGCCACAACGGCGACATCAGCGCCCTGGCCTTCTCCCCCGACGGGCAACTTCTCGCCTCCGGCGCTCAGGACGAGAACGAGATCATCCTCTGGGATCTAAGCACCGGCCAGGAACTGCGCCGCCTGCGCGGCCACAGCGGCTGGATCCGCAGTCTGGCCTTCTCCCCCGACGGGCGCATCCTCGCCTCTGGCAGCACTGATACGACAATCATGCTGTGGGATGTGTCCAGCGGCCGGCGTTTGCGCACCCTTGAGGGCCACACCGATTTTCTCGGCAACATCGCCTTCAGCCCGGACGGGTCCAGCCTGGTCTCGGCCTCCCGCGATGGTACGGCTCGTCTCTGGGACGTGGACAGCGGCGCCCCCCGCGATGGCTTCGCCTACACCGCGCCGACCAATCCCGCAACCGGCGCTCCCTACTGGCTCACGGGCATCGCCTTCAGCCCCGACGGGCAGCAACTGGCCGTCGGCTCGGTCAGCGGCAGCGTCTACATGCTCGACGCCCGCACCGGCAAGCTCGAGCGTGAGTTGCAGGGTCACGAAGGCTGGGTGGTCATCCGCGGCGTAAGTTTCAGCCCCGACGGGCGGCTGCTCGCCAGCGCCAGTCTTGATGGCACCGTGCACCTGTGGAACCCCGCCTCGGGCGCGGAACGCGGCGTCTTGCAGCGGCAGGGCCTGCGCCTCCTCGGCCTGAGCTGGAGCGCCGATAGCCAGCGGATCGCTACGAGCAGCGATATGAGCGGCAGCGTCACCCTGTGGGACGTGAATAGCCAGGAGATGTTGCAGATGGCCTTGCTCGCCCAGGGCAGCGTCACCGCTCTGAGCTACTCCGACTCGGGCCAGGCCCTGGCTACCGGCGGGATCAATGGCTCCATTCGGGTGCACCTGCTCGAAGATGGGCGCGCCATCGCCCTCAGCGGGGGCGCCCCGACCAGCCAGTACCTCAGCTTTCTGAGCGATACCCAACTGGTCGTGGTGAACGACTCCGGCAAGGTGATGGTCGTCGCTCTGACCGGCGGCGTCGAACCTCGCGCGCTGGAAGGTCTCGACGGCTTTGCCCTCAGCGTCGTCGTCAGCCGCGACCGGCGCCTGATCGCTGCGGGCAACGAACGCGGCGACGTGGCCCTCTGGGACGCGCGCACTTTTGAGCGCCTGCGCACCCTGCGCGGCATCGGCGGGCCGGTCGCCGCCCTGGCCTTCAACCGTGACGGGAGTTCGCTCGTCGCGGTCACCAACGAACCCTCTGATCGTCCCCTGCTCATCGTCTGGGATACGCAGAACGGCCAGCGCCGCTCCACCTTCAGCGGCCACGGCGCGCCGGTTACTTCGATTGACGTAGCTGCCCGCGATGACCTGGTCGCCAGCGCCAGCACCGATGGCGCTCTGAAGCTCTGGCGAGCCTCGAGCGGCGAAGAGGTGCGCAGCCTGCAAGCGGGGTCGGAACAAGGCTCGTATTTCAGCCTCGCCTTTTCACCCGACGCTTCGGTCCTGGCAACCGGCGCCCTGAGCGGCGAGGTGGAGTTCTGGAACACCGCCACAGGTGAGCGATTGAGTCACTTTGCAACCGACGGAGGCGCCGTCTTCGCCATCGCCTTTCGCTCCGACGGGTCGCAGGTGGCGGTTGCCACCCGCGACCGTGGCGTGTTCCTGCTCGAACCGGTCGAATGA
- a CDS encoding FAD-dependent oxidoreductase, whose amino-acid sequence MRVVIAGAGPAGFVAARTLVERGHEVVLLEKRDVPGGKVSAWQDADGDWIESGLHVFFGAYHHLLDFLNRYGLGDTFNWKPAEMIFASERHGLAAIRFVPWLPPPFNGLAGVARFKPLSLGDKLRMGLGLLRPIFGDQQYVDQQDDETYASWHLRHGMGQRSLDEVMHTMCLALNFLPADKVSAKLPLTAMLHFAHEKQAPMMALVKGSPDVNIWRPLMRQIEAHGSRVELGRKVVGIEYDEAANRVTGFQMDDGSLVTGDIYVSAMPVHSLRKVLPAAWRKFPYFDNLKHLKGAPVITMQLFFDRQIAGVDNLLFSAGTHLSVYADMAMVAPEYHRGGKSIMQFVVAPAEKLITLPDDELVQCVMQEFVRLHPVAREARLLKHTIVRIPNSVYQALPGVDKYRPDQASPVSNFFLAGDYTRQHFLASIEGATISAKQCVERITDAVARGVITPAREVVAAD is encoded by the coding sequence ATGCGTGTGGTTATTGCTGGCGCCGGCCCGGCGGGATTCGTTGCGGCCCGCACGCTGGTCGAACGGGGCCACGAAGTTGTCTTGCTTGAGAAGCGCGATGTGCCCGGCGGGAAGGTCTCGGCATGGCAGGACGCCGACGGCGACTGGATCGAGTCGGGTCTGCACGTGTTCTTTGGCGCCTATCACCATTTGCTTGATTTTCTGAACCGCTACGGTCTGGGCGATACCTTTAACTGGAAGCCCGCCGAGATGATCTTCGCCTCGGAGCGGCACGGTCTGGCCGCTATCCGTTTTGTGCCCTGGCTGCCTCCGCCGTTCAACGGGCTGGCTGGAGTAGCGAGGTTCAAGCCGCTATCCCTCGGCGACAAGCTGCGCATGGGCCTGGGGCTGTTGCGCCCGATCTTCGGCGATCAACAGTACGTTGACCAGCAGGACGATGAGACGTATGCTTCATGGCACCTGCGCCACGGGATGGGCCAGCGTTCCCTCGATGAGGTCATGCACACGATGTGCCTGGCGCTGAACTTTCTGCCCGCCGATAAGGTCTCGGCCAAGCTGCCCCTGACGGCTATGCTCCACTTTGCTCACGAAAAGCAGGCCCCGATGATGGCCCTGGTCAAAGGCTCGCCCGACGTAAATATCTGGCGCCCGCTGATGCGGCAGATCGAGGCCCATGGGAGCCGCGTGGAACTCGGGCGCAAGGTGGTCGGCATCGAGTATGATGAAGCCGCCAATCGCGTCACCGGCTTCCAGATGGACGATGGCAGCCTGGTCACTGGCGACATCTACGTCTCGGCGATGCCGGTGCACAGTCTGCGTAAGGTGCTTCCCGCTGCCTGGCGTAAGTTTCCTTACTTCGACAACCTCAAGCACCTGAAGGGCGCGCCGGTTATTACCATGCAACTCTTCTTTGACCGGCAGATTGCCGGAGTGGATAACCTGCTCTTCAGCGCGGGCACCCATCTGAGCGTCTACGCCGACATGGCCATGGTTGCGCCGGAGTATCATCGGGGTGGTAAAAGCATTATGCAGTTCGTCGTCGCTCCTGCCGAGAAGTTGATCACCCTGCCCGACGATGAACTGGTACAATGCGTGATGCAGGAGTTCGTGCGTCTGCACCCGGTGGCCCGCGAGGCGCGCCTGCTCAAGCACACCATTGTGCGCATTCCCAATTCGGTCTACCAGGCCCTGCCCGGCGTGGATAAGTATCGTCCTGACCAGGCCAGTCCGGTGAGCAATTTTTTTCTGGCCGGCGATTACACCCGGCAGCACTTCCTGGCTTCCATCGAAGGCGCTACCATCAGCGCGAAGCAGTGCGTGGAGCGTATCACCGACGCGGTGGCCCGCGGGGTCATTACCCCTGCTCGTGAGGTGGTCGCCGCCGATTAA
- a CDS encoding TlpA family protein disulfide reductase → MRPISSVALITLMTALLVTGCSAGSGNTSRGVAIGQPLPHAEFTTGRGERVSVADLRGNPAVINFWATWCAPCREEIPVLQAAHAAYGQKGVAFLAVTDELPTTVRPFMEQINMTLPVWYDPGGRAGQRYAIQSIPTTFFLDAEGRLVARHIGALTRRQLEAYLQQLMAERQEQRETPPGDPPLPTRIPAPGGADTVGWRRAEPSATW, encoded by the coding sequence ATGCGCCCGATCTCCAGTGTTGCATTGATCACGCTGATGACCGCACTGCTTGTGACGGGTTGTAGCGCGGGGTCCGGCAATACGAGCCGCGGGGTCGCCATTGGCCAGCCGCTGCCCCACGCCGAGTTCACCACCGGGCGCGGCGAGCGGGTCAGTGTGGCCGATCTGCGGGGCAATCCCGCAGTGATCAACTTCTGGGCCACTTGGTGCGCGCCGTGCCGCGAGGAGATCCCCGTGTTGCAGGCCGCGCACGCCGCGTATGGCCAGAAGGGGGTGGCCTTCCTCGCCGTCACCGATGAACTGCCCACCACTGTGCGCCCGTTTATGGAGCAGATCAATATGACCCTCCCGGTCTGGTACGATCCCGGCGGTCGCGCCGGACAGCGCTACGCCATTCAGAGCATTCCCACCACCTTCTTTCTCGATGCCGAGGGACGACTGGTGGCGCGCCATATCGGCGCGTTGACCCGCCGCCAGCTCGAAGCCTACCTGCAGCAACTCATGGCGGAGCGCCAGGAGCAGCGGGAGACCCCTCCCGGCGATCCCCCTCTGCCGACGCGCATCCCCGCCCCCGGCGGCGCCGATACGGTTGGCTGGCGGCGCGCCGAACCGTCCGCCACATGGTAA
- a CDS encoding pyridoxal phosphate-dependent aminotransferase has product MSSQPQYRLARRLAQLEPSATTAMNARVQQLRAEGVKVISFSVGEPDFNTPEPIKAAAIEAIHKNYTHYTPAGGIAELRKAVAARVSEDQGLTYGVNQVTVTTGAKEALYLAFQALCDDGDEAIIPAPYWVSYVEQAKLAGAVPVTPMATEATGFKLTPEQLRAALTPRTRLIVLNSPSNPTGAVYSAEELQALAEVIRDSEALVITDEIYDAISYVPYARLLRVAPDLADRTLVVNGASKAYAMTGWRVGYVAGPQAIITAIKDIQSHSSTHTASISQYAALAAYTPNPELDETVREMVAAFRRRRDLILELLAEIPGVTCNVPDGAFYVFPNVSALLGRPLTNGIVCDSSDAFNNYLLDHAHIACVSGESFGAPGFLRLSYATSEEEIVEGMRRFRASLG; this is encoded by the coding sequence ATGTCCTCCCAACCGCAGTACCGCCTGGCCCGGCGCCTGGCCCAGCTCGAACCGTCGGCCACCACCGCGATGAACGCCCGCGTGCAGCAGTTGCGCGCCGAAGGCGTCAAGGTGATCTCGTTCAGCGTCGGCGAACCCGACTTCAACACTCCCGAGCCGATCAAGGCCGCCGCGATTGAGGCGATCCACAAGAACTACACCCACTACACCCCGGCCGGCGGCATCGCCGAGTTGCGTAAAGCCGTGGCCGCCCGCGTCAGCGAGGACCAGGGGCTGACTTACGGCGTCAACCAGGTGACGGTGACGACCGGAGCCAAGGAGGCGCTCTACCTGGCCTTCCAGGCCCTCTGCGACGACGGCGATGAGGCGATCATCCCCGCCCCGTACTGGGTTAGCTACGTTGAGCAGGCCAAACTGGCGGGCGCGGTTCCCGTCACGCCCATGGCGACCGAGGCTACCGGCTTCAAGCTCACCCCCGAGCAGTTGCGGGCGGCGCTCACCCCCCGCACGCGGCTGATCGTCCTCAACTCGCCCTCGAACCCCACCGGAGCGGTGTACAGCGCCGAAGAACTCCAGGCCCTCGCCGAGGTGATCCGGGACAGCGAGGCGCTGGTGATCACCGACGAGATCTACGACGCCATCAGCTACGTGCCCTACGCCAGGCTCCTGCGGGTGGCCCCCGACCTGGCCGACCGCACCCTGGTGGTAAATGGCGCCTCCAAGGCCTACGCGATGACCGGCTGGCGCGTCGGCTATGTGGCCGGGCCGCAGGCGATCATTACGGCGATCAAGGATATTCAGAGCCATTCCAGCACCCATACCGCCTCGATCTCGCAGTACGCGGCCCTGGCGGCCTACACGCCCAACCCCGAGCTTGACGAGACGGTGCGCGAGATGGTCGCCGCGTTCCGCCGGCGCCGCGATTTGATTCTGGAACTGCTCGCCGAGATCCCCGGCGTCACCTGCAATGTGCCCGATGGGGCCTTCTACGTCTTCCCCAATGTCAGCGCTCTCCTGGGGCGGCCGCTCACGAACGGCATCGTGTGCGACAGTAGCGACGCCTTCAACAATTACCTGCTCGACCACGCCCACATCGCCTGCGTGAGCGGCGAGTCGTTCGGCGCGCCGGGCTTTCTGCGGCTCTCCTACGCTACCAGCGAGGAGGAAATCGTTGAGGGCATGCGGCGCTTCCGCGCCAGCCTGGGGTGA